From Gemmatimonadaceae bacterium, the proteins below share one genomic window:
- a CDS encoding aminotransferase class V-fold PLP-dependent enzyme — MNDLERHFAPFRAQTVGNDTSFTTPYGEQRLVYADWTASGRLYRPIETAVAERFGPYVGNTHSESSVTGTAMTLAYHEAHARIKRHVNAGPDDLVLTHGAGMTGAVNKLQRMLGLKAPEGLRRFVTLKVEERPVVFVTHLEHHSNQTSWYETIAEVVVLPPDAEGLVDLAALDEALARYQDRPLKIGAFSACSNVTGAMTPYHEMARRVHRAGGIVVVDFAASAPYVGIDMHPAGDPEATLDAIVFSPHKFLGGPGSSGVLVFNKSLYHNTVPDEAGGGTVAWTNPWGQYAFLEDIEAREDAGTPGFLQAIRAALAVQLKDAMTVEAMQQREREIVDYAMDRLTAMPGVHVLAPSVRHRLAIFSFYIEELHYNLVVRLLNDRFGVQARGGCSCAGTYGHYLLHVDPTRSKAITDRIDQGDLSEKPGWVRISFHPTTLMDDVRYTLDAVEQIARNGAAWAADYEYSPRTNEFVHRTATAGLRETVADWYAGALG, encoded by the coding sequence ATGAACGACCTCGAGCGCCACTTCGCGCCCTTCCGCGCCCAGACCGTCGGCAACGACACGAGCTTCACCACGCCCTACGGCGAGCAGCGGCTGGTGTACGCCGACTGGACTGCCAGCGGCCGGCTGTATCGCCCGATCGAGACGGCGGTGGCCGAGCGCTTCGGGCCCTACGTGGGGAACACGCACAGCGAGTCGTCCGTGACGGGCACCGCGATGACGCTGGCGTACCACGAGGCGCACGCGCGGATCAAGCGACACGTGAACGCCGGCCCCGACGATCTCGTGCTCACGCACGGCGCCGGGATGACCGGCGCGGTGAACAAGCTGCAGCGCATGCTGGGGCTCAAGGCGCCCGAGGGCCTGCGGCGATTCGTCACGCTGAAGGTCGAGGAGCGCCCGGTGGTGTTCGTCACGCATCTTGAACACCACTCCAACCAGACCTCGTGGTACGAGACCATCGCCGAGGTGGTGGTGCTGCCGCCGGACGCCGAAGGACTGGTGGATCTGGCAGCGCTCGACGAGGCGCTGGCGCGGTACCAGGACCGCCCGCTCAAGATCGGCGCATTCAGTGCCTGCTCGAACGTCACGGGCGCGATGACGCCGTATCACGAGATGGCGCGGCGCGTGCATCGCGCGGGCGGCATCGTGGTGGTGGACTTCGCCGCCTCGGCGCCGTATGTGGGCATCGATATGCATCCGGCTGGTGACCCGGAGGCGACGCTCGACGCCATCGTGTTCTCGCCTCACAAGTTCCTTGGTGGGCCTGGCTCTTCGGGCGTGCTGGTGTTCAACAAGTCGCTGTACCACAACACCGTGCCCGACGAGGCCGGCGGTGGCACGGTCGCGTGGACCAATCCATGGGGGCAGTACGCGTTCCTGGAGGACATCGAGGCCCGCGAGGATGCCGGTACGCCTGGGTTCCTGCAAGCCATCCGCGCGGCGTTGGCAGTGCAGCTCAAGGACGCGATGACGGTCGAGGCGATGCAGCAGCGCGAGCGGGAGATCGTCGACTACGCGATGGACCGCCTGACGGCGATGCCGGGCGTGCACGTGTTGGCGCCGAGCGTGCGGCATCGGTTGGCCATCTTCTCGTTCTATATCGAGGAGCTGCACTACAACCTCGTGGTGCGGCTGCTCAACGATCGCTTTGGCGTGCAGGCACGCGGAGGCTGTTCCTGCGCCGGCACGTATGGGCACTACCTGCTGCACGTGGATCCCACGCGGTCGAAGGCGATCACCGATCGCATCGACCAAGGCGATCTCTCCGAGAAGCCGGGCTGGGTGCGCATCTCGTTCCATCCGACGACGCTGATGGACGATGTGCGGTACACGCTGGACGCGGTGGAGCAGATCGCGCGCAACGGGGCGGCCTGGGCGGCGGACTACGAGTATTCGCCGCGCACGAACGAGTTCGTGCATCGCACGGCGACGGCGGGGCTGCGGGAGACGGTCGCGGACTGGTACGCGGGGGCGCTGGGCTAG
- a CDS encoding Ig-like domain-containing protein, with protein sequence MPRFHFAQTALVAAALSLVGCSDNGPLFEVDSIRFLDGPTVTLEVGQSLELGVECLDQLGRVIKGHRVTWAVPYRYASSPPVPAHGRVVLDRRSNRARVRAIGAGTLELAAACLSQREFDSIWWGSSTPGSGIHYPGLWGIYRVTVTDEADPGWALDAPTDTLRLRAPTVEDSTSGVTALLTVRDNGPLLLARDPVDFAWSIDDNSVATVTSDGLVRAVGAGDALLRVQSGSQQVELPIRVAAELGAGWDIGIVDAHWTQGAQDAQQRVPMVSNGRAAAVNVLAFATPGAAPSDVVLEVWDAQSNRIWTDRVALNPDTAAAPTFATPSAQFLVPRTVLRSATRWRVVRDSSGGPDALAANDAWPRSGSRALSSFTAPPLDLRLVPLRLAGNDNAITPLTDADRVWYDSIARIRLPLGEVNVRIEAPLTVQRAMSTRDQRSASPGIDAGLFEEYLDAVDARRLASGSSGREAYWLGVIPRFSPDAGTPWGGMAYIPSSASETGPMARSMVALSHEWYTSPVSAGGTVSHELGHAMGLRHAPCGSAAWPDPAYPVPDGAVGNWVHWVSAWEHGTQTSAPTIAPTTGDFMGYCGSGFVGPYHMRALIEWRAMSGAALQLPSMPQRVAVVRGMQHGDRIEIYPITSRDADPAEGSGAGPLVELLAPDGRVLRRVRARSGQLSDGSGVPFVAYLPIDLDAAEPDLRIRVSDGALSAESPLPTGR encoded by the coding sequence GTGCCCAGATTCCACTTCGCTCAGACGGCGCTTGTGGCCGCCGCCCTCTCGTTGGTTGGCTGCTCGGACAACGGCCCGCTGTTCGAGGTCGACTCGATCCGTTTCCTCGACGGGCCGACAGTGACGCTGGAAGTGGGGCAGAGCCTCGAGCTCGGGGTGGAGTGCCTCGACCAACTTGGGCGCGTGATCAAGGGACATCGCGTGACGTGGGCTGTCCCCTACAGGTACGCATCGTCGCCTCCAGTGCCCGCGCACGGACGCGTGGTGCTGGACAGGCGGTCGAACCGCGCGAGGGTGCGCGCGATCGGCGCCGGCACACTGGAGCTCGCTGCCGCGTGTCTCTCGCAGCGCGAGTTCGACTCGATCTGGTGGGGCAGTTCGACGCCGGGAAGCGGGATCCACTACCCGGGGCTCTGGGGCATCTACCGCGTCACCGTCACGGATGAGGCGGATCCCGGCTGGGCGCTCGACGCGCCTACCGACACCCTTCGGCTGCGCGCCCCAACCGTCGAGGACTCGACCAGCGGCGTCACCGCACTGCTCACTGTTCGCGACAACGGACCGCTATTGCTCGCGCGAGATCCCGTCGACTTCGCGTGGAGCATCGATGACAACTCGGTCGCGACGGTGACGTCAGATGGACTCGTGCGCGCCGTTGGAGCCGGCGACGCGCTGCTTCGCGTCCAGTCGGGATCGCAGCAGGTCGAGTTGCCGATCCGCGTGGCCGCCGAGCTGGGCGCGGGCTGGGACATCGGCATCGTCGACGCACACTGGACCCAAGGCGCGCAGGACGCGCAGCAGCGTGTGCCGATGGTCTCCAATGGCCGCGCGGCGGCTGTGAACGTCTTGGCGTTCGCGACGCCCGGGGCAGCACCTTCGGACGTGGTGCTGGAAGTGTGGGATGCGCAGTCGAACCGAATCTGGACTGACCGCGTGGCACTCAACCCTGATACGGCTGCCGCGCCGACCTTCGCCACCCCAAGCGCGCAGTTCCTGGTGCCTCGGACCGTGCTTCGCTCGGCGACAAGGTGGCGCGTCGTCCGCGACAGTAGCGGAGGCCCTGATGCGCTTGCGGCGAACGATGCCTGGCCACGCAGCGGCTCACGCGCGCTGAGCAGCTTCACGGCGCCACCGCTGGATCTGCGGCTGGTGCCGCTGCGGTTGGCAGGCAACGACAACGCCATCACGCCGCTCACGGACGCGGACCGCGTCTGGTACGACTCCATCGCCAGGATTCGCCTGCCGCTGGGCGAGGTCAACGTGCGCATCGAAGCTCCGCTCACGGTGCAGCGCGCGATGTCGACGCGAGACCAGCGCAGCGCCAGCCCGGGCATCGATGCCGGGCTCTTCGAAGAGTACCTCGACGCGGTTGATGCCCGGCGGCTGGCAAGCGGCAGCAGCGGGCGCGAGGCCTACTGGCTCGGCGTGATCCCGAGATTCTCGCCTGACGCCGGGACGCCGTGGGGTGGGATGGCCTACATTCCGTCCTCAGCCAGCGAGACGGGGCCGATGGCGCGCTCGATGGTCGCGCTCTCGCACGAGTGGTACACGTCGCCCGTTTCTGCCGGGGGCACGGTCTCGCACGAACTCGGACACGCCATGGGACTGCGTCACGCCCCGTGCGGGTCGGCCGCGTGGCCGGACCCCGCGTATCCAGTGCCCGATGGCGCCGTGGGCAATTGGGTGCACTGGGTAAGCGCCTGGGAGCACGGCACGCAGACCAGCGCGCCAACCATCGCGCCGACCACCGGCGACTTCATGGGCTACTGCGGCAGCGGCTTCGTCGGTCCGTATCATATGCGCGCCTTGATCGAGTGGCGCGCGATGTCGGGAGCGGCTCTCCAGCTCCCGTCGATGCCGCAGCGCGTCGCTGTCGTGAGGGGCATGCAACACGGGGACCGCATCGAGATCTATCCCATCACCAGCCGCGATGCGGATCCTGCGGAAGGCAGCGGGGCAGGGCCCTTGGTTGAGCTCCTCGCGCCAGACGGCCGAGTACTGCGGCGCGTCCGCGCACGCTCGGGTCAACTCTCCGATGGCAGCGGCGTGCCTTTTGTTGCCTACCTGCCAATCGACCTGGATGCCGCCGAGCCGGATCTGCGCATCCGCGTGAGCGACGGCGCGCTCAGCGCCGAGTCGCCGCTGCCAACCGGACGCTAG